In the Acomys russatus chromosome 11, mAcoRus1.1, whole genome shotgun sequence genome, one interval contains:
- the Ehmt2 gene encoding histone-lysine N-methyltransferase EHMT2 isoform X1 — protein MLRGCNGAGGPEPNSQQTGGPAPGADEGTRGWEVGGVGAEARVQPPAAPAWAVGAQAPGARARGARGRPPGWGAAGVAGVGGRGPRGLGDKGGAARAAGRRGRGRGAEAPPPPLLAAPEMRGLPRGRGLMRARGRGRAAPTGGRGRGRGGAHRGRGRPRSLLSLPRAQASWAPQLPAGLTGPAVPCLPSQGEAPTEMGALLLEKEPRGAGDRVHGSLGDTSHSEETLPKANPDSVEPAGPSSPASVTVTVGDEGADTPVGTTPLLGDEPESPEGDAGRILLGHATKSFPSSPSKGGACPSRAKMSMTGAGKSPPSVQSLAMRLLSMPGAQGAAAAGPEPAAATAAGQEGQPKVHRARKTMSKPGSGQPLIPEKRPPEVQHFRMSEDMPVPGKVTPDVAKRRKLNSGGLSEDLGSAGGSGDVILEKGEPRPLEEWETVVGEDFSLYYDSYSVDERVDSDSKSEVEALAEQLSEEEEEEEEEEEEEEEEEEEEEEEEDEESGNQSDRSGSSGRRKAKKKWRKDSPWVKPSRKRRKREPPRAKEPRGVNGVGSSGPSEYMEVPLGSLELPSEGTLSPNHAGVSNDTSSLETERGFEDLPLCSCRMEAPKIDRISERAGHKCMATESVDGELLGCNAAILKRETMRPSSRVALMVLCEVHRARMVKHHCCPGCGHFCTAGSFLECHPDFRVAHRFHKACVSQLNGMVFCPHCGEDASEAQEVTIPRGDVGTPPAGTATPAPPPLAQDAPGRADTSQPSARMRGHGEPRRPPCDPLADTIDSSGPSVTLPNGGCLSAVGLPPGPGREALEKALVIQESESRPSPPPSPGRRKKLRFHPRQLYLSVKQGELQKVILMLLDNLDPNFQSDQQSKRTPLHAAAQKGSVEICHVLLQAGANINAVDKQQRTPLMEAVVSNHLDVARYMVQLGGCVYSKEEDGSTCLHHAAKIGNLEMVSLLLSTGQVDVNAQDSGGWTPIIWAAEHKHIDVIRMLLTRGADVTLTDNEENICLHWASFTGSAAIAEVLLNAQCDLHAVNYHGDTPLHIAARESYHDCVLLFLSRGANPELRNKEGDTAWDLTPERSDVWFALQLNRKLRLGVGNRAVRTEKIICRDVARGYENVPIPCVNGVDGEPCPEDYKYISENCETSTMNIDRNITHLQHCTCVDDCSSSNCLCGQLSIRCWYDKDGRLLQEFNKIEPPLIFECNQACSCWRSCKNRVVQSGIKVRLQLYRTAKMGWGVRALQTIPQGTFICEYVGELISDAEADVREDDSYLFDLDNKDGEVYCIDARYYGNISRFINHLCDPNIIPVRVFMLHQDLRFPRIAFFSSRDIRTGEELGFDYGDRFWDIKSKYFTCQCGSEKCKHSAEAIALEQSRLARLDPHPEMLPELSSLPPINT, from the exons ATGCTCCGGGGGTGCAACGGGGCCGGGGGGCCCGAGCCGAACTCGCAGCAGACCGGGGGGCCAGCACCGGGGGCGGATGAGGGGAccagggggtgggaggtggggggagtgggCGCCGAGGCGCGCGTGCAGCCGCCCGCCGCCCCTGCGTGGGCGGTGGGTGCCCAGGCCCCGGGAGCACGCGCGAGGGGCGCGAGGGGCCGTCCGCCGGGCTGGGGCGCAGCGGGCGTTGCAGGGGTTGGTGGCCGGGGTCCCCGCGGCCTGGGGGACAAAGGGGGAGCGGCGCGTGCGGccgggaggagggggcggggccggggcgcggaggccccgccccctcccctgctcGCGGCCCCAGAGATGCGGGGTCTGCCgagagggagggggctgatgCGGGCCCGGGGGCGTGGGCGTGCGGCCCCCACGGGCGGCCGCGGTCGCGGCAGGGGGGGCGCCCACCGAGGACGAGGTAGGCCCCGAAGCCTGCTCTCGCTGCCCAGGGCCCAGGCGTCCTGGGCGCCCCAGCTGCCTGCGGGGCTAACCGGCCCGGCGGTCCCTTGTCTCCCCTCCCAGGGGGAGGCCCCCACGGAGATGGGGGCGCtgctgctggagaaggagcccagaGGAGCCGGCGACAGAG TGCATGGCTCTTTGGGGGACACCTCTCATAGCGAGGAGACCCTCCCCAAGGCCAACCCCGACTCCGTGGAGCCTGCCGGCCCCTCCTCTCCGgcctctgtcactgtcactgtcggCGATGAGGGGGCTGACACCCCTGTGGGGACCACACCACTGCTCGGGGATGAGCCTGAGAGCCCGGAGGGCGACGCGGGCCGGATCCTGCTGG GCCATGCCACAAAGTCATTCCCCTCTTCCCCCAGCAAGGGGGGTGCCTGTCCCAGTCGGGCCAAAATGTCAATGACAGGGGCAGGAAAGTCGCCACCCTCGGTGCAGAGTCTGGCCATGAGGCTGTTGAGCATGCCTGGGGCCCAGGGAGCTGCAGCTGCTGGGCCCGAACCCGCTGCGGCAACAGCTGCCGGCCAGGAAGGGCAGCCCAAAGTGCACCGAGCCCGGAAAACCATGTCCAAACCAGGCAGTGGACAG CCTCTAATCCCTGAGAAGCGGCCCCCTGAAGTACAGCATTTCCGTATGAGTGAAGACATGCCCGTGCCAGGGAAGGTGACCCCAG ATGTGGCGAAGAGGAGGAAGCTGAACTCTGGTGGCCTG TCAGAGGACTTGGGCTCGGCCGGGGGCTCGGGAGATGTGATCCTGGAGAAAGGAGAGCCCAGGCCGCTGGAGGAGTGGGAGACGGTGGTGGGCGAGGACTTCAGCCTGTACTATGACTCCTACTCCGTGGATGAGCGAGTGGACTCCGACAGCAAG TCTGAAGTTGAGGCTCTCGCTGAACAACTgagtgaagaagaggaggaggaagaggaggaagaagaggaggaggaagaggaggaggaggaggaggaagaggaggaagatgaggagtcaGGCAATCAGTCAGACAGG AGTGGCTCTAGTGGCCGGCGCAAGGCCAAGAAGAAGTGGCGGAAAGACAGCCCGTGGGTGAAGCCATCAAGGAAGCGGCGGAAACGAGAGCCTCCGAGGGCCAAGGAGCCAAGAG gAGTGAATGGTGTGGGCTCCTCAGGGCCCAGTGAGTACATGGAGGTCCCTCTGGGGTCCCTGGAGCTGCCCAGCGAGGGGACCCTGTCCCCCAACCACGCTG GGGTATCCAATGACACATCTTCGCTGGAAACAGAGCGCGGCTTTGAGGATCTGCCCCTCTGCAGCTGCCGCATGGAGGCACCCAAGATTGACCGCATCAGTGAGCGAGCAGGACACAAGTGCATGGCCACCGAGAGTGTGGACGGAGAG CTCCTGGGCTGCAATGCTGCCATCCTCAAGCGGGAGACCATGCGGCCGTCTAGCCGTGTGGCACTCATGGTGCTCTGTGAGGTCCACCGTGCCCGCATGGTCAAGCACCATTGCTGCCCGGGCTGTGGCCACTTCTGCACGGCG ggtTCCTTCCTGGAGTGCCACCCCGACTTCCGTGTAGCCCACCGCTTCCACAAGGCCTGTGTGTCCCAGCTCAATGGGATGGTCTTCTGCCCCCACTGTGGAGAGGACGCTTCAGAGGCCCAGGAGGTGACCATTCCCCGGGGCGATGTGGGAACCCCCCCGGCTGGCACTGCAACTCCTGCCCCGCCACCGCTGGCACAGGACGCCCCGGGGCGGGCAGACACCTCCCAGCCCAG CGCCCGGATGCGAGGGCATGGAGAGCCCCGGCGCCCGCCTTGTGATCCCCTGGCGGACACTATCGACAGTTCAGGGCCTTCGGTGACCCTGCCTAATGGGGGCTGCCTCTCAGCTGTGGGTCTGCCCCCAGGGCCCGGCCGGGAAGCCCTGGAAAAGGCCTTGGTCATCCAGGAGTCAGAAAG CCGGCCTTCGCCCCCGCCCTCCCCTGGCAGGCGGAAGAAGCTGCGTTTCCACCCGCGGCAGCTGTACCTGTCGGTGAAGCAGGGAGAACTACAGAAGGTGATCCTTATGCTGT TAGACAACCTGGACCCCAACTTCCAGAGTGACCAGCAGAGCAAGCGCACACCCCTGCATGCAGCCGCGCAGAAGGGCTCAGTGGAGATCTGTCATGTGCTGCTGCAG GCAGGAGCCAACATCAACGCTGTCGACAAGCAACAGCGCACGCCACTGATGGAGGCTGTGGTGAGCAACCACCTGGACGTGGCACGCTACATGGTGCAGCTGGGCGGCTGTGTCTACAGCAAG GAAGAGGATggctccacctgcctccatcACGCTGCCAAAATTGGGAACCTGGAGATGGTCAGCCTGCTGCTGAGCACTGGGCAGGTGGACGTCAACGCGCAG gacaGTGGGGGCTGGACGCCCATCATCTGGGCAGCCGAGCACAAGCACATTGATGTGATCCGTATGCTGCTGACCCGGGGTGCCGATGTCACACTCACCGACAAT GAGGAAAACATCTGCCTGCACTGGGCCTCCTTCACCGGCAGTGCCGCCATTGCTGAGGTCCTGCTCAATGCTCAGTGTGACCTCCACGCTGTGAACTACCACGGGGACACCCCGCTGCACATAGCTGCCAGGGAGAGCTACCATGACTGTGTTCT GTTGTTTCTGTCTCGGGGCGCCAACCCTGAGCTTCGGAACAAAGAAGGGGACACAGCATGGGATCTGACCCCAGAGCGCTCTGATGTGTGGTTCGCACTGCAGCTCAATCGCAAGCTCAGGCTTGGGGTGGGGAACCGCGCTGTCCGCACCGAGAAGATCATCTGCCG GGATGTAGCCCGAGGCTACGAGAACGTGCCCATCCCTTGCGTCAACGGTGTGGACGGGGAGCCGTGCCCCGAGGACTACAAGTACATCTCTGAGAACTGCGAGACCTCCACCATGAACATTGACAGGAACATCACCCATCTGCAG CACTGCACGTGCGTGGACGACTGCTCCAGCTCCAACTGCCTGTGTGGTCAGCTCAGCATCCGCTGCTGGTATGACAAG GACGGGCGGCTGCTCCAGGAGTTTAACAAGATCGAACCCCCCCTGATCTTTGAGTGTAACCAGGCATGCTCCTGCTGGAGAAGCTGCAAGAACCGTGTGGTGCAGAGCGGCATCAA GGTGCGGCTACAGCTCTACCGTACGGCCAAGATGGGCTGGGGGGTCCGCGCCCTGCAGACCATCCCCCAGGGCACGTTTATCTGCGA GTACGTTGGAGAGCTGATCTCTGACGCCGAAGCTGACGTAAGAGAAGATGACTCTTACCTCTTCGATTTAGACAACAAG GACGGAGAGGTTTACTGCATCGATGCCCGTTACTATGGCAACATCAGCCGCTTCATCAACCACCTGTGCGACCCCAACATCATCCCCGTCCGTGTCTTCATGTTGCACCAAGACCTGCGCTTTCCCCGAATCGCATTCTTCAGTTCCAGGGACATCCGGactggggaggagctggg GTTTGACTATGGTGACCGATTCTGGGATATCAAAAGCAAGTATTTCACCTGCCAGTGTGGCTCCGAAAAGTGCAAGCACTCGGCCGAGGCCATCGCCCTGGAGCAGAGCCGCCTGGCCCGCCTGGACCCCCACCCTGAGATGCTGCCTGAGCTCAGCTCCCTGCCGCCCATCAACACATGA